In Moorena sp. SIOASIH, the following proteins share a genomic window:
- a CDS encoding GNAT family N-acetyltransferase, with the protein MDYRHIQFCDRKSQIDYYQLQQLFNLGAFWAKDRKIEDWQVAIANSDPVISVWDNQKLIGLARATSDGIYRGTIWDVVIHPDYRGAGLGRKLVETVLSHPQMSRVERVYLMTTHQQSFYERIGFELNSSTTMVLYNQPLASLVPSKALQSQESPGV; encoded by the coding sequence ATGGACTACCGCCATATTCAGTTTTGCGATCGCAAATCTCAAATCGACTATTACCAGCTACAACAATTGTTTAACCTAGGTGCTTTTTGGGCAAAAGACCGAAAAATCGAGGATTGGCAAGTTGCGATCGCTAACAGTGATCCTGTCATCAGTGTTTGGGATAACCAAAAGCTGATTGGATTAGCCAGAGCTACCTCTGATGGAATTTATCGGGGAACCATTTGGGATGTAGTTATCCACCCAGACTATCGAGGAGCTGGGCTAGGGCGTAAGCTAGTGGAAACCGTACTCTCTCATCCTCAGATGAGCCGAGTAGAGAGAGTTTATCTGATGACCACCCATCAACAAAGTTTTTACGAACGCATTGGTTTTGAGCTGAACTCCAGTACCACAATGGTGTTGTATAATCAGCCTCTAGCTAGTCTAGTCCCT
- the recJ gene encoding single-stranded-DNA-specific exonuclease RecJ: MGYCCSITTPVHNHLSPTPSKPHAQLPNQRWEIAPLKTEQANQLAQSRGISPLIAQLLINRGIETSEQAEVFLNPLSQVMPAPIDEFPDLAISVEMLTEAIANQEKIAICGDYDADGMTSTALLLRALRWLGADVDYAIPSRMTEGYGINTRIVEEFAEEGVGVILTVDNGIAAHEPIARAVELGITVIVTDHHDLPPELPDADAILNPKQLPEESPYRSLAGVGIAYILAICLAQQLGQLKGLTQQLLELFTLGTIADLAPLTGINRRWLKRGLGLLPQSQLAGVQALIEITGVKDDQKSLKPEDIGFRLGPRINAIGRLSDPQIVIELLTTTAPEVALERAMQCEKVNQRRQQLCADIEKDAIAFIEDTGIDWQQKRVLVIVQPNWHHGVIGIVASRLVERYGVPVFIGTYEDDDQQHIRGSARGITEFNIFEALEFCKDLLGKYGGHKAAGGFSLAAENLSDFEQSLSRFAHECLKAEHLKPLVAIDASLELPQITSNFYQELDLLHPCGIGNRDPVFWSANVQILEQRVVGKGHIKLTLNQDNQSVTIQAIAWRWGEYFPLPKRVDIAYKLREHHWEGNTTIELELVGVRLPVVTSPVVTSKVTTTSTTKKAEFYYNQRRYTCSLWESLNELRIRNPEGKVLAIQKGQRIGLLGTKREDAKEVNVTKPPYYPLIKAATRALGLS, translated from the coding sequence ATGGGCTATTGTTGTTCGATCACGACACCTGTGCACAACCACCTCTCACCCACCCCATCCAAACCCCATGCCCAATTGCCTAATCAGCGTTGGGAAATTGCCCCCCTCAAAACTGAACAAGCTAACCAACTCGCCCAATCTAGAGGCATTTCCCCCCTAATCGCTCAACTCCTGATCAACCGGGGTATTGAAACCTCTGAACAAGCGGAGGTTTTCCTCAATCCCCTATCTCAGGTGATGCCTGCACCAATTGATGAATTTCCCGATTTGGCAATTAGCGTTGAGATGCTCACTGAAGCGATCGCAAATCAAGAAAAAATCGCTATCTGTGGAGACTACGATGCTGATGGCATGACCAGCACGGCTTTGTTACTCAGAGCATTACGCTGGTTGGGGGCTGATGTAGACTACGCCATCCCCAGCCGGATGACAGAGGGTTATGGCATCAATACACGGATTGTGGAAGAATTTGCGGAGGAAGGGGTGGGTGTGATTTTAACGGTTGATAATGGTATTGCTGCCCATGAACCTATCGCTAGAGCTGTAGAACTGGGAATAACAGTTATTGTAACTGACCACCATGACCTACCTCCAGAACTTCCAGACGCTGATGCCATTCTCAATCCTAAGCAATTGCCAGAAGAGTCACCCTACCGAAGTTTAGCCGGTGTAGGGATAGCTTACATTTTAGCTATCTGTCTAGCACAACAACTGGGTCAACTCAAAGGCTTGACCCAACAGCTGTTAGAACTATTTACTCTGGGAACTATTGCGGATTTAGCCCCTTTAACCGGTATCAACCGACGTTGGTTAAAGCGAGGCTTAGGGTTATTGCCTCAATCTCAATTAGCAGGAGTTCAAGCATTAATCGAGATAACTGGGGTTAAAGATGACCAAAAATCCCTTAAGCCGGAGGATATTGGATTTAGACTAGGACCAAGAATTAACGCTATTGGTCGCTTATCGGATCCCCAAATTGTAATTGAACTGCTGACGACTACTGCACCGGAAGTAGCACTTGAGAGGGCAATGCAGTGTGAAAAAGTGAACCAACGGCGTCAGCAATTGTGTGCTGATATTGAAAAAGATGCGATCGCATTTATTGAAGACACTGGAATAGATTGGCAACAGAAGCGAGTATTAGTGATTGTCCAACCGAATTGGCATCATGGAGTGATTGGCATTGTTGCCTCCCGATTAGTAGAGCGCTATGGTGTCCCAGTCTTTATTGGAACTTATGAAGACGACGACCAACAACACATTCGCGGTTCAGCACGAGGCATAACTGAATTCAATATTTTTGAAGCCTTAGAGTTCTGTAAAGACTTACTGGGTAAATATGGAGGACACAAAGCAGCTGGTGGATTTTCCCTAGCTGCTGAGAACTTAAGCGACTTTGAACAATCCCTTAGCCGTTTTGCCCATGAATGTCTAAAAGCTGAACACCTCAAACCCCTAGTTGCTATCGACGCTAGCCTAGAATTACCTCAAATTACCTCTAACTTCTACCAGGAATTAGATCTGCTTCACCCCTGTGGGATTGGCAATCGGGATCCTGTCTTTTGGAGTGCCAATGTCCAAATCCTTGAGCAACGAGTTGTTGGTAAGGGACACATTAAGCTTACCTTGAATCAGGACAATCAATCAGTCACGATTCAAGCTATTGCTTGGCGTTGGGGGGAATACTTCCCTTTACCTAAACGAGTGGATATTGCCTACAAGTTGCGAGAGCATCATTGGGAGGGCAACACGACCATTGAGTTAGAGTTAGTGGGTGTTCGTCTACCCGTAGTGACTAGTCCCGTAGTTACTAGTAAAGTTACTACTACCTCAACAACAAAGAAAGCGGAATTTTATTACAATCAGCGCCGCTACACCTGTAGCCTCTGGGAATCTTTAAATGAACTAAGAATTAGAAACCCAGAAGGGAAAGTCCTAGCGATTCAGAAAGGACAACGCATTGGACTTTTGGGTACTAAACGGGAAGATGCTAAAGAAGTTAATGTCACTAAACCTCCTTACTACCCCTTGATCAAAGCAGCAACTCGTGCGTTGGGACTCAGTTGA
- a CDS encoding cupin domain-containing protein → MIEHPEGGRYQEVFRSKISVTASDSRVKSALTHIYFSLKQDEKSRFHRVIGDEVWNLYKGIGLYLYLWDGTDSTPQRITLSSEENQFCYVVPSSGVWQTAVPIQGSVLVGCSVAPGFEF, encoded by the coding sequence TTGATAGAACACCCTGAAGGAGGAAGATACCAGGAGGTATTTCGATCAAAGATTTCAGTAACTGCAAGTGATTCTAGGGTGAAGTCTGCTCTTACTCATATTTACTTTTCCCTTAAGCAAGACGAAAAGAGTCGGTTTCATCGGGTTATTGGCGATGAAGTTTGGAATTTATATAAAGGCATAGGTCTCTACCTCTACCTCTGGGATGGTACCGATTCAACACCACAACGTATTACATTATCATCTGAAGAAAACCAGTTCTGCTACGTTGTACCTTCATCAGGTGTGTGGCAGACAGCAGTACCCATTCAAGGTAGCGTTTTGGTGGGTTGTTCCGTTGCACCAGGCTTTGAATTTTAA
- a CDS encoding photosystem II reaction center protein Ycf12, with the protein MYLAFLDFIGNIDWVLIAQLTMLAAVVIAGPVVIFALYALRGDL; encoded by the coding sequence ATGTATTTAGCTTTTTTAGATTTTATAGGTAACATCGATTGGGTATTGATTGCTCAGTTGACTATGCTGGCAGCTGTTGTGATTGCTGGTCCAGTGGTCATTTTCGCCCTATATGCTCTTAGAGGCGACCTTTAA
- a CDS encoding YkgJ family cysteine cluster protein, translating into MATWRCVKQCGACCHLDPAERPGLEEYLLPEELALYLSMVGEGGWCINFDHTTRECRIYPHRPRFCRVEPEVFQDMYGVEPADLNDFAIDCCWEHIEALYGDCSLEMLRFEREIGI; encoded by the coding sequence ATGGCCACTTGGCGTTGTGTAAAGCAATGTGGCGCTTGCTGTCATCTTGACCCAGCTGAGCGTCCAGGATTAGAGGAGTATCTGCTACCAGAAGAGCTAGCGCTATATTTGAGTATGGTAGGTGAGGGGGGATGGTGTATAAATTTCGACCACACCACCCGTGAATGTCGTATTTATCCCCATCGACCTCGTTTCTGTCGGGTGGAACCTGAGGTATTTCAGGATATGTATGGGGTGGAGCCAGCAGATTTAAATGATTTTGCCATTGACTGCTGTTGGGAGCATATTGAAGCACTTTATGGAGATTGCTCTCTGGAAATGCTGCGCTTTGAGCGGGAAATAGGGATTTAA
- a CDS encoding phosphoribosylanthranilate isomerase, which produces MRVKICGITKPEQGDAIAQLGATALGFICVPGSPRYVTPQQIREVVKHLSVSVDRIGVFANTSTEEITQIVADSGINAVQLHSNESSEFCQKLRQALPEIEIIKALRIRTPECLNQADSYLSCVDTLLLDAYHRKMLGGTGKTLDWQRLQQFRPTIPWLLAGGLTPDNVLDALTLVQPSGIDLSSGVERTPGDKDLKKVARLFEKLRSRVVRVAWPFGQG; this is translated from the coding sequence ATGCGTGTAAAAATTTGTGGCATTACGAAACCGGAGCAAGGAGATGCGATCGCACAATTGGGAGCAACAGCATTAGGCTTTATTTGTGTACCAGGCTCTCCTCGTTACGTTACACCCCAGCAAATTCGAGAAGTGGTCAAACACTTGTCCGTATCAGTTGACCGCATTGGTGTGTTTGCTAATACCTCTACGGAAGAAATCACTCAAATTGTCGCTGATTCAGGGATAAATGCCGTTCAGCTGCATAGTAATGAATCCTCAGAGTTTTGCCAAAAGCTGCGCCAAGCTTTACCAGAGATTGAAATTATTAAAGCCTTAAGGATAAGAACTCCAGAATGTTTAAATCAGGCAGATAGTTATTTGAGTTGTGTAGATACACTATTGCTAGATGCTTACCATCGAAAAATGTTGGGGGGTACTGGTAAAACCTTAGACTGGCAAAGGCTACAACAATTTCGTCCCACTATCCCTTGGTTACTGGCTGGTGGCTTGACACCGGATAATGTCTTAGATGCCCTAACGCTGGTGCAACCCAGTGGGATTGATTTATCCAGTGGTGTAGAGCGAACACCAGGTGATAAAGATTTAAAAAAAGTTGCTCGGTTGTTCGAGAAATTAAGATCAAGAGTTGTTCGCGTAGCGTGGCCTTTTGGCCAAGGTTGA